From Aedes albopictus strain Foshan chromosome 1, AalbF5, whole genome shotgun sequence, one genomic window encodes:
- the LOC134288772 gene encoding uncharacterized protein LOC134288772 produces the protein MVLQRNSLKPATEQTPLEKSSAIFQLCPILDDQGILRVDSRIGAAPNFDREAKFPVILPRKHALTTLLLDNYHRKYRHGNTETVVNEVRQRYYVPRLRTAVSSMAKTCQWCRVYKCSSKIPRMAPLPLARMASFVKPFTYTGLDFFGPLTVKIGRSNAKRWIAVFTCLTIRAVHVEVAHNLTTDSCIKCIRRFVCRRGAPAEIYSDNGTNFLGAARLLKEQVEQLAVTFTGTATMWVFNPPGTPHMGGAWERMLRSIKVAAETAYNNSRKLDDEALVTFMVEAESIVNSRPLTYLPLTSEENEAITPNHFLLGNSSEVRQPIAEATDPAEALRSSWHQLQHQLDVFWRRWIREYLPTLTKRPKWCGEVDPIAEGHTDNNITGSINIRSCNCANMELYVVVRTVTECFPFRLGSCIFLISKPCSYSLHLATSSPISSISPGKDLAMMLVDASVVVCPSLSLTVERHSSASISLCDCRDREMS, from the exons ATGGTTCTACAACGAAACAGTTTGAAGCCGGCGACCGAGCAAACACCGTTAGAGAAAAGCAGCGCCATTTTTCAACTCTGTCCAATCTTGGACGATCAGGGCATTCTTCGAGTGGACAGTAGAATTGGAGCGGCTCCAAACTTCGATAGGGAAGCAAAGTTCCCGGTTATCCTTCCAAGAAAACATGCGCTGACTACTCTACTGCTAGATAACTACCATCGTAAATACCGTCATGGGAATACCGAAACAGTAGTCAACGAAGTCCGTCAACGATACTACGTTCCACGACTCCGGACGGCGGTAAGCAGTATGGCCAAGACTTGTCAGTGGTGTCGAGTCTACAAGTGTTCATCGAAGATTCCTCGCATGGCACCGTTACCGCTGGCTCGGATGGCCTCCTTTGTAAAACCCTTTACGTACACGGGTCTGGACTTCTTTGGACCGCTGACAGTGAAGATCGGAAGGAGCAACGCGAAACGCTGGATTGCTGTATTCACGTGCCTAACAATAAGAGCGGTGCACGTGGAAGTGGCGCATAATTTGACCACGGACTCTTGCATCAAATGTATCCGACGGTTCGTCTGCCGCAGAGGAGCGCCGGCCGAAATCTACTCGGACAACGGCACAAATTTCCTGGGTGCCGCTAGACTGTTGAAGGAGCAAGTAGAGCAACTAGCCGTCACTTTCACGGGAACTGCTACCATGTGGGTGTTTAACCCGCCTGGCACTCCGCACATGGGCGGGGCATGGGAGCGGATGCTTCGCTCCATCAAAGTTGCTGCTGAGACGGCGTACAACAACAGCCGCAAGCTGGACGACGAAGCGTTGGTCACCTTTATGGTGGAGGCCGAATCGATAGTGAACAGCCGACCTCTAACCTATCTACCGTTGACGTCGGAAGAAAACGAGGCAATAACACCGAACCACTTCCTGCTCGGCAACTCAAGCGAAGTCCGGCAGCCGATAGCTGAAGCAACAGATCCAGCCGAAGCTTTAAGATCGTCGTGGCATCAGCTGCAGCATCAGCTAGACGTATTCTGGAGAAGGTGGATAAGGGAGTACCTACCCACGCTGACTAAGCGACCGAAGTGGTGTGGCGAGGTGGATCCTATAGCTGAAGGACA CACTGACAACAACATCACCGGTTCCATCAACATACGGAGTTGCAACTGTGCAAACATGGAACTATACGTCGTCGTACGCACTGTGACGGAATGCTTTCCGTTCCGACTCGGTAGCTGCATCTTTTTGATCAGTAAACCATGCAGCTACTCTCTGCATCTGGCTACATCTTCCCCCATTAGCAGTATTAGCCCGGGAAAGGATCTGGCCATGATGTTGGTAGATGCGTCCGTCGTCGTTTGTCCGTCACTATCACTGACTGTGGAGCGGCATTCGTCAGCCAGCATCTCACTGTGCGATTGTAGGGACAGGGAGATGAGTTAG